GCAACGTGGCGCTGGGGGCCCTCCTCATCGTGGGCTTCATGATCCACAACGTGACCGAGGGCATCGCCATCGTGGCCCCCGTGGCCCAGGGGCGCGTCGCGCTCAAGCACCTGGCCTGGATGTGCCTCCTGGCCGGCGCCCCCACCATCGCGGGCGCGGTGATCGGCGGCTTCGCCTACTACGACTCCCTCGCGGCCCTCTTCTTCGCCATCGGGGGCGGCGCCGTCTTCTACGTCGTCTACCAGATCGTGCGGGACATGGCGCGGGGGCGGGGCCTATCCCAAATCACCTGGGCCGAGATCGCGGGCCTCCTCCTGGGCGTCGGGGCGATGTACGCGACGGGGCTCCTCGTGGCCACCTGAGGCAGGGCGTAGCCGCCGTCGGCCCCATTGCTCCTCCCCCCCATGACATCCCCCCTCCCCTCCGTGTAAATTAAGGGGCGGGAAACCGCCTGTCCGAGGATGTTTCGCATGCCCCACGCACCCGACAGCCGCGGGAGGCACCCCGACGGCTTCGACAAGGCCCTGGACGTGATGGCCCGCCTCCGGGCGCCGGAGGGCTGCCCCTGGGACCGGGAGCAGGACCACAAGACCCTCAAGCCCTACTTGATCGAGGAGGCCTACGAGGTCATCGAGGCCATCGAGGCGGGCGATTCCGACAGGCTCCGCGAGGAGCTGGGGGACCTCCTGCTCCAGGTCATCTTCCACTGCCAGCTCGCGAAGGAGCGGGGGCTCTTCGACGCCTTCGAGGTGGCCGGGGCCCTGGCCGAGAAGATGATCGAGCGCCACCCCCACGTCTTCGGCGAAGGGCAGGCCAAGACGAGCGGGGAGGTGCTCCGCAACTGGGAGATCCAGAAGCGCAACGGCCGCGCCCGGAAGGGCGAGAAGGAGGGGAAGCCCTCCATCCTGGACGGGGTGCCCGCCGCGCTCCCGGCCCTGCTGCGCGCCCAGCGGCTCCAGGGTAAGGCCGCGCGCGTGGGCTTCGACTGGAAGGACGCCGGGGGCCCCGCGAAGAAGGTGGAGGAGGAGTGGGGCGAGCTCCGCCGGGCCGTCGAGGCCGGGGACGCGGAGGCCGCCGAGCGCGAGCTGGGGGATCTCCTCTTCGCCGCCGTGAACCTCGCCCGCAAGCTCCGGGTGGACGCCGAGCAGGCCGCCCAGGCCGCGGTGGGCCGCTTCGTGGCGCGCTTCCACCACATCGAGGCCGCGCTCCGCGCCCGGGGCCTCTCGCCCGAGCAGGTCCCGCTCGGGGAGCTCGACCGGCTCTGGGAGGAGGCCAAGGCGCGCGAGGCGGGGCCCTCTCCCGCCTGAGCCCCCAGGGTTAAATGGACCTCCTCTCGTCCTTCCTCCTCGCCTACTCCACCCTCTTCGCCATCGTGGACCCGATCGGCGTCGCCGCCGTCTTCGTGGCCATGACCGAGGCCAATACCCCGGCCGAGCGCCTGCGCATGGCCCGGGCGGGCTCCCTCACGGCGGGCGGGGTGCTCGCCTTCTTCGCCCTGGGCGGGCGGACCCTCTTCGAGATCATCGGGATCACCTACCCGGCCTTCCAGATCGCGGGGGGCGTCATTCTCCTCCTGGCCGCGCTGGACATGGTGCGGGGGGAGCGCGTGGCGGTGCGCACGAGCGCCGAGGAGCACCACGCCGCCGTGGCGAAGGCGGACATCGCCATCA
The DNA window shown above is from Candidatus Tectomicrobia bacterium and carries:
- the mazG gene encoding nucleoside triphosphate pyrophosphohydrolase codes for the protein MPHAPDSRGRHPDGFDKALDVMARLRAPEGCPWDREQDHKTLKPYLIEEAYEVIEAIEAGDSDRLREELGDLLLQVIFHCQLAKERGLFDAFEVAGALAEKMIERHPHVFGEGQAKTSGEVLRNWEIQKRNGRARKGEKEGKPSILDGVPAALPALLRAQRLQGKAARVGFDWKDAGGPAKKVEEEWGELRRAVEAGDAEAAERELGDLLFAAVNLARKLRVDAEQAAQAAVGRFVARFHHIEAALRARGLSPEQVPLGELDRLWEEAKAREAGPSPA
- a CDS encoding MarC family protein, whose amino-acid sequence is MDLLSSFLLAYSTLFAIVDPIGVAAVFVAMTEANTPAERLRMARAGSLTAGGVLAFFALGGRTLFEIIGITYPAFQIAGGVILLLAALDMVRGERVAVRTSAEEHHAAVAKADIAITPLAVPLLAGPGAISAVLVLSGRGGPAQGAVVLLAIGAITLTSWLALRGSIRLARFLGTLGARVLERLVGLLLTALAVQFIVSGVTAAMGRG